A genomic segment from Tessaracoccus defluvii encodes:
- the rplN gene encoding 50S ribosomal protein L14: protein MIQQESRLKVADNTGAKEILCIRVLGGTKRRYAYLGDTIVATVKDAIPGGNVKKGDVVKAVIVRSAKERRRADGSYIKFDENAAVILKNDGEPRGTRIFGPVARELREKKFMRIISLAPEVI from the coding sequence ATGATCCAGCAGGAGTCGCGGCTCAAGGTCGCCGACAACACTGGTGCGAAGGAAATCCTCTGCATCCGTGTTCTCGGTGGCACCAAGCGCCGCTATGCCTACCTCGGCGACACCATCGTCGCCACCGTCAAGGACGCGATCCCTGGCGGCAACGTCAAGAAGGGCGATGTGGTCAAGGCCGTCATCGTCCGTAGCGCCAAGGAACGTCGCCGCGCCGACGGTTCCTACATCAAGTTCGATGAGAACGCGGCCGTGATCCTGAAGAACGACGGGGAGCCCCGCGGCACCCGCATCTTCGGTCCCGTGGCCCGCGAGCTGCGCGAGAAGAAGTTCATGCGCATCATCTCGCTCGCCCCGGAGGTGATCTGA
- the rplX gene encoding 50S ribosomal protein L24: protein MAGMSIKKGDLVRVIAGDRDDRGKTAEVIAVNVEKQTVTVQGINLVKKHRREQQTANGRKIEGGIITVEAPIHVSNVQLVVKVDGKEVVTRVRHDRVEVTKRRPDGSEYKTTRSVRIAVKTGKEI, encoded by the coding sequence ATGGCAGGCATGTCCATCAAGAAGGGTGATCTCGTCCGCGTGATCGCCGGTGACCGTGACGACCGCGGCAAGACCGCCGAGGTCATCGCCGTCAACGTCGAGAAGCAGACCGTCACCGTCCAGGGCATCAACCTGGTCAAGAAGCACCGTCGCGAGCAGCAGACGGCCAACGGCCGCAAGATCGAGGGTGGCATCATCACCGTCGAGGCCCCGATCCACGTGAGCAACGTGCAGCTCGTGGTCAAGGTCGACGGCAAGGAGGTCGTCACGCGCGTGCGTCACGACCGTGTCGAGGTCACCAAGCGTCGCCCCGACGGCTCCGAGTACAAGACGACCCGTTCGGTGCGCATCGCCGTCAAGACCGGCAAGGAGATCTGA
- a CDS encoding ABC transporter permease, which produces MFRELVSDLSLVDTQYEVLAGDWPTSADETVVVLSGDNGISDLTLYAMGLRDPAELDAMVEQVINEEPVTTPGDKLTLTYDQLMDVTFRLVHATDRYTYDDAYDVWTDRSSDTAFMTGLVDGGEPLRVVGVVRPSGDNAVLQPGIYYTPELTHHIMERAAGTDIVAAQLDHRDINVFSGRSFADDTAETDLDLASLISIDEEAITKAFTFDESKLHLDLSGLGDLDMPSLELDPADLPALDLESVLAGLDLTTLVVPPDNLDADLGQSTEVVTQIVTAYLAYAADNGLDPADTATNFPIFLATPEAQALLTGGGDGAESGLVTTLVTGYLAHIAANGLDPENVEGSFESYLASEAGQALQAEAMGLIDLSSVETQLQSAIGAYMNQVMGTLSTKLATQVGGALQSQISAQLEGAMSQLTTQMSDAMGIDEAAFADAFQLNRNQDELTQLLMSMATTRTASVEGNLRTLGYADLAEPSAIQIYPIDFEGKEEVIAALDRYNADATAAGDEDRVITYTDLVGALMGSVTDIINMVSYVLVAFVAISLIVSSIMIGVITYISVLERKKEIGILRSIGASKRDIRTVFNAETLIVGFVAGALGVTITFLLTIPANAIVYANFDVANVAQLPWQAALILVAISMALTALAGLIPSSAASRKDPVEALRSE; this is translated from the coding sequence GTGTTCCGGGAGCTCGTGAGCGACCTGTCGCTCGTCGACACGCAGTACGAGGTGCTGGCCGGCGACTGGCCCACCTCCGCCGACGAGACGGTCGTGGTCCTCAGCGGGGACAACGGCATCAGCGATCTGACGCTCTACGCGATGGGGCTGCGCGACCCTGCCGAGCTGGACGCCATGGTCGAGCAGGTGATCAACGAGGAACCCGTCACGACCCCCGGGGATAAGCTCACGTTGACGTACGACCAGCTCATGGACGTCACCTTCCGGCTCGTGCACGCCACCGACCGCTACACCTACGACGACGCCTACGACGTGTGGACCGACCGCAGCAGCGACACGGCCTTCATGACCGGGCTGGTCGACGGTGGAGAACCGCTCCGCGTGGTGGGCGTGGTGCGTCCCTCCGGTGACAATGCCGTGTTGCAGCCGGGCATCTACTACACGCCCGAGCTGACGCACCACATCATGGAGCGCGCCGCCGGCACCGACATCGTCGCCGCCCAGCTCGACCACCGCGACATCAACGTCTTCTCCGGACGCAGCTTCGCCGACGACACGGCCGAGACCGACCTCGACCTGGCCTCCCTGATCTCCATCGACGAGGAGGCCATCACCAAGGCCTTCACCTTCGACGAGTCGAAGCTCCACCTCGACCTGTCCGGCCTCGGGGATCTGGACATGCCCAGCCTCGAGCTGGATCCGGCCGACCTGCCCGCGCTCGACCTGGAGTCGGTGCTGGCGGGCCTCGACCTGACGACGCTCGTCGTCCCACCCGACAACCTCGACGCCGACCTGGGGCAGTCGACGGAGGTGGTGACGCAGATCGTCACCGCCTACCTCGCCTACGCGGCCGACAACGGTCTCGACCCGGCCGACACCGCCACCAACTTCCCCATCTTCCTCGCCACGCCCGAGGCCCAGGCCCTGTTGACCGGGGGAGGGGACGGCGCCGAATCGGGGCTGGTCACCACGCTGGTCACTGGCTACCTGGCCCACATCGCCGCCAACGGTCTCGACCCCGAGAACGTGGAAGGCAGCTTCGAGTCCTATCTCGCCTCGGAGGCCGGACAGGCGCTGCAGGCCGAGGCGATGGGGCTGATCGACCTCAGCTCCGTCGAGACCCAGTTGCAGTCGGCGATCGGCGCCTACATGAACCAGGTCATGGGCACGCTGTCCACGAAGCTGGCCACGCAGGTGGGCGGCGCGTTGCAGAGCCAGATCTCCGCCCAGCTCGAGGGCGCCATGTCGCAACTGACGACGCAGATGTCGGACGCCATGGGCATCGATGAGGCCGCCTTCGCCGACGCATTCCAGCTGAACCGCAACCAGGACGAGCTCACGCAGCTGCTCATGTCCATGGCGACGACACGGACCGCGTCGGTCGAGGGGAACCTGCGCACCCTGGGCTACGCGGACCTCGCCGAACCGTCCGCCATCCAGATCTACCCGATCGACTTCGAGGGCAAGGAAGAGGTCATCGCCGCCCTCGACCGGTACAACGCGGACGCGACCGCCGCCGGAGACGAGGACCGGGTCATCACGTACACCGACCTGGTCGGTGCGCTGATGGGGTCCGTGACCGACATCATCAACATGGTCAGCTACGTGCTCGTGGCCTTCGTCGCCATCTCGCTCATCGTCAGCTCCATCATGATCGGCGTGATCACCTACATCTCGGTGCTGGAACGCAAGAAGGAGATCGGGATCCTGCGCTCGATCGGTGCCAGCAAGCGGGACATCCGCACCGTCTTCAACGCCGAGACCCTCATCGTCGGCTTCGTCGCCGGCGCGCTCGGCGTCACCATCACGTTCCTGCTCACCATCCCGGCCAACGCCATCGTCTACGCCAACTTCGACGTCGCGAACGTCGCGCAGCTTCCCTGGCAGGCGGCGCTGATCCTGGTCGCCATCTCGATGGCGTTGACGGCTCTCGCCGGTCTGATCCCCTCGTCGGCGGCGTCACGCAAGGACCCCGTCGAGGCGCTGCGAAGCGAGTAG